Proteins from one Mercurialis annua linkage group LG7, ddMerAnnu1.2, whole genome shotgun sequence genomic window:
- the LOC126657773 gene encoding OVARIAN TUMOR DOMAIN-containing deubiquitinating enzyme 4-like isoform X1 has product MLRLDSTPLGNNSVRFQQIRIPGDGRCLFRSVVHGACLRSGKPSPTESLEKELADELRAKVADEFIKRRKDTEWFLEDDFDTYVGRMRQPHVWGGEPELLMSSHVLRMPISVYMRGGNSGSLKIIAEYGQEYGKENPICVLYHGYGHYDALQSQTNNGQSKQSKTR; this is encoded by the exons ATGCTTAGATTGGATTCGACTCCGCTTGGTAACAACTCGGTTCGATTTCAACAAATTC GGATACCTGGAGATGGAAGGTGTTTGTTCCGGTCCGTAGTTCATGGAGCTTGCCTCAGATCAGGGAAACCATCCCCAACCGAGAGTCTCGAGAAAGAACTTGCAGATGAGCTTAGAGCTAAA GTAGCGGATGAATTTATTAAGAGACGCAAGGACACTGAATG GTTTCTTGAAGACGACTTCGACACGTATGTTGGACGGATGAGACAGCCCCATGTTTGGGGAGGGGAGCCTGAGCTGCTCATGTCCTCGCATGTATTACG GATGCCAATCTCAGTTTACATGCGAGGCGGAAATTCTGGTAGCCTGAAGATCATAGCTGAATATGGTCAAGAGTATGGCAAAGAAAATCCCATATGTGTTCTGTATCATGGTTATGGGCACTATGATGCATTGCAGAGTCAGACTAACAATGGACAATCCAAGCA GAGCAAAACAAGATGA
- the LOC126657773 gene encoding OVARIAN TUMOR DOMAIN-containing deubiquitinating enzyme 4-like isoform X2, whose translation MLRLDSTPLGIPGDGRCLFRSVVHGACLRSGKPSPTESLEKELADELRAKVADEFIKRRKDTEWFLEDDFDTYVGRMRQPHVWGGEPELLMSSHVLRMPISVYMRGGNSGSLKIIAEYGQEYGKENPICVLYHGYGHYDALQSQTNNGQSKQSKTR comes from the exons ATGCTTAGATTGGATTCGACTCCGCTTG GGATACCTGGAGATGGAAGGTGTTTGTTCCGGTCCGTAGTTCATGGAGCTTGCCTCAGATCAGGGAAACCATCCCCAACCGAGAGTCTCGAGAAAGAACTTGCAGATGAGCTTAGAGCTAAA GTAGCGGATGAATTTATTAAGAGACGCAAGGACACTGAATG GTTTCTTGAAGACGACTTCGACACGTATGTTGGACGGATGAGACAGCCCCATGTTTGGGGAGGGGAGCCTGAGCTGCTCATGTCCTCGCATGTATTACG GATGCCAATCTCAGTTTACATGCGAGGCGGAAATTCTGGTAGCCTGAAGATCATAGCTGAATATGGTCAAGAGTATGGCAAAGAAAATCCCATATGTGTTCTGTATCATGGTTATGGGCACTATGATGCATTGCAGAGTCAGACTAACAATGGACAATCCAAGCA GAGCAAAACAAGATGA
- the LOC126657773 gene encoding OVARIAN TUMOR DOMAIN-containing deubiquitinating enzyme 4-like isoform X3, which produces MVDGLGIPGDGRCLFRSVVHGACLRSGKPSPTESLEKELADELRAKVADEFIKRRKDTEWFLEDDFDTYVGRMRQPHVWGGEPELLMSSHVLRMPISVYMRGGNSGSLKIIAEYGQEYGKENPICVLYHGYGHYDALQSQTNNGQSKQSKTR; this is translated from the exons atggtcGACGGGTTAG GGATACCTGGAGATGGAAGGTGTTTGTTCCGGTCCGTAGTTCATGGAGCTTGCCTCAGATCAGGGAAACCATCCCCAACCGAGAGTCTCGAGAAAGAACTTGCAGATGAGCTTAGAGCTAAA GTAGCGGATGAATTTATTAAGAGACGCAAGGACACTGAATG GTTTCTTGAAGACGACTTCGACACGTATGTTGGACGGATGAGACAGCCCCATGTTTGGGGAGGGGAGCCTGAGCTGCTCATGTCCTCGCATGTATTACG GATGCCAATCTCAGTTTACATGCGAGGCGGAAATTCTGGTAGCCTGAAGATCATAGCTGAATATGGTCAAGAGTATGGCAAAGAAAATCCCATATGTGTTCTGTATCATGGTTATGGGCACTATGATGCATTGCAGAGTCAGACTAACAATGGACAATCCAAGCA GAGCAAAACAAGATGA